The following DNA comes from Lentibacillus sp. Marseille-P4043.
CTCCGATCAAAAAGCTAAAAAGGCATATATCAATGAAATTATAGAGATATTCAATATTCTAAAATTAACTGTTCCTTCGAGAGAACAATTAAATGAACCTCAAATGTCACTCGAGGGCTTAGGTGGAATACAACAACTTATTAAAATCGGAATTATAAACTCAGAGAAAGAAATGACTGAACTAAAAAATATCATAAATAAGAATTGCAAGTTTTCCTTTGATGAATTTTTTCAATATATTAAAGATCTAGATCAGAAATATAACACTGAACAAATTGACTGCAAAAGTTGTCCAATCAATAGTTATTGTGAATCTTACAGGAAACTTATTATTAAAGAAGAAGAAAAACATTCTAATAAACCTACCCTTATGGATTTATTTTGTGGTGCCGGCGGAATGTCACTCGGATTTAAACAAGAAGGATTCCGTATATCATTCGCTAATGATATAGAGCAATGTTGTATAGATACTTATATCCACAACCATCCAGAGGTACCGAAAAAGTATATCTTTCAAAACGATATTAATAATATTATCCCTGATATTAAAAAATATGTTAGATATTCAACTACAGATGTGATTATTGGTGGTCCCCCATGTCAAGGATTCAGTAATGCGAATCGTCAAAGAATCATTGACGATCCAAGAAATAAATTGTATAAGGCCTTTGTACAAATAGTAAATAAAATACAACCAAAGTTTTTTGTAATGGAAAACGTGGCTGGAATGAAGACAGTTGCTACTCAAGTAGTGGAAGATTTTAAAAGTATTGGATATGATGTCACTTTTGATATTCTTAATTCATATGATTTTGGGGTACCTCAAAATAGGAAAAGGTTAATTTTTATAGGAAATAGGATGGGAGTCAATAATGAAAAGGCTTTTGAGGAAATCAAAGAGTTAAATAAACACAAAAATAAGCATGTTCTAGAAGATGCAATTTCGAACCTTAGACCTTTAACAGCCTCAAGAATAAAAAATTCAACTGAGTTAGACACAGAAGAGCATGGCAGAAAAGTAGACTATAATCCATTTTTTGAGATTGAATCAGACTATCAATTGTTAATTAATAACTGTACTGATTCGATACCATATGTTTTCAATCACAAGGCACGGTACAACAATGACCGAGACATTGAGATATTTGGCCGCCTACATCAAGGGAATAAGTCGGATGATCCTAAAATTGCCGATATTATGCCTTATCAAAGCAGAAATAATATATTTAAAGATAAGTACTATAAGTTAGAAAATAATAAGCCGAGCAAAACTATCACAGCTCATATGAAATTTGATTGCAATATGTATATACATCCTACTCAAGCCAGAGGTCTTACACCCAGAGAGGCTGCCCGAATACAAACATATCCTGATTATTACATGTTTAAAGGCCCTTATACCAAGACTTATATGCAAATTGGCAATTCTGTTCCACCGTTAATGAGTAGAGGAATTGCAGAAGTTTTAAAGAAATATATTTAATTGTACTTCTGGGGGTGTAAGCTAAATTGTGTAAGTGAAAGAACATACTTTATAATGTATCCGTGGGTTTAGACACTAAAAATGAAAAAATAAGATAATACTAGTGCTATGAGTAAAAAACGAAGAAGATATAGTTCAGCGGAAAAAGCAAAGGTTGTTTTAGAAATATTGAGAGAAGAAAGTACTCTTAATGAAATCGCTCAAAAATATGAAGTAAGCCCACAACTTATTAGCAGGTGGAAGACGGAGTTTCTGAATAACATGCCTGCTGTCTTTGACAAAAAATCCACGGAATTAGAAAAACTTAAGCAGGAGCACGAGGCGGAAAAGGAGGAGTTAATTAATCAAATTGGACAGTTGACCGTGGACATGAATTGGCTGAAAAAAAAACAACAACAGGTCTCAGATTGGAGGAGAAAAGAGCACTAATAGACTTTGATAGTAAGGAGTTAACAGTTAAGCACCAGTGTAAACTATTAAACTTGTCTAGGGCAAGTGCTTACTATGAAATCAAGGTGCACCAGCCAAGTCAAGAGGAAATCAACATCAAAAATGCCATTGATCGAATACACCTTAATGAACCTGCATATGGCTGCCGAAGAATCCGAAATGAGTTAAGAAAACTAGGCTTTACCAATATAGGAATCAAGCGGACACGTCGTTATATGCGAGAAATGGGTATAACCGCGTTCTATCCCGGACCGAATCTGAGCAAGCGGGATTTGCAGGCACGAACGTACCCTTACCTGCTTCGGGGTACAAGCATTACCCACCGAAATCAGGTTTGGGGTATTGATATTACGTATTGTGGCACTCCAGCAGGCTTTATGTACCTTGTGATTATTATAGACTGGTATTCAAGATTTATCGTGGGGTGGTCTTTAAGCAACACAATGCAGACCGATTTTATTGTTCGTACAGTAGAGAAGGCTATTCAGGCGCATGGAATGCCCGAGATCATCAACAGTGATCAAGGAAGTCAATTCACATCCAAAGATTATATCAATTGCATCAAAAGCTATGAATCCATAAAAATCAGCATGGATGGTAGAGGACGCGCAAAAGACAATGCCAGAACGGAGCGTTTTTTCCGAAGTTACAAATGGGAAAGGCTTTACTTACTATACCCGGAGACGGTGTTGGAATTAAAACAAATGACGAAGCTCTACATGCATCATTACAACTGGAGTAGGCCACATCAAGCTTTAGGAGAAAAAACACCGGCCAATATACATTATGGAAGGAGCGATTAACCACAGCGAAGCTGCTTGCCCTTGACCGCCGTGCCACCCCTTAGTGATCGCTGGAAGGGGTCGGGGCCCCGCCAGCGGAACTTAGGAAGTGATTGGCCATGGTACGCTGGCTGTGCGGGTAGGAGCCGTAAAGGCTGAATTTTTCCCATCCGCCACAAGAGAACTACCATGGCATAAACAAGGTCAAGGGTGGTGGGCTTCAGCAAACCTTAAGACTTGGAAAAAAAGTGGCCGTTAAAGCGTCGGGGAGATTAGACTTTTAGGAAGGAGACTTTATCTTAAAAAATCGATTTTTGTGTCTTGACAAGTGGGCACATTACACTNAGGGTGGTGGGCTTCAGCAAACCTTAAGACTTGGAAAAAAAGTGGCCGTTAAAGCGTCGGGGAGATTAGACTTTTAGGAAGGAGACTTTATCTTAAAAAATCGATTTTTGTGTCTTGACAAGTGGGCACATTACACTTCTCTTACTATACAGTTTGGTTTACACACCCGATTTTTTTAAACTCTATTTAGGAAAGATACTATTATTTAATCATTTATAATTTATGTTTTAAATGATGATAAAGATCATCACCATTTAGTGAAATATTACTATCTTTTTATCCCTTTTACCTTAACGAGTTCTGAATCGTCTTTTTTTCAGTGAAACTTCCCTTCACCATCTCATTTTATACATCATTAAAATTTAAATTATCATAGACCAATTTGATTGGTAAACATACTCACAAATATCTTATTAAATAACTTCACATATTCCATAACTTAAATACTTTCCGATCGAATGTAAATATAATAAAACAAATAGAAGACCTTCGCTCTATCAAGCGAAAGTCTTTACTATCCACAAATCTTTTTATTATCTTAGTCAGTGTTCGTTTGATTTTATAAGTTTTATGCACTTAAAAACATCTTTATGCCAACACCTATAAGTACAATTGAAAGCATCTGAATAAGTAGCTTATTTGATATTTTAGTTGATAAATACACTCCTAATTGAGCACCGGCCAAAACGCCCATCCCGCTCCAAAAAACGATGGTCCAATTTATATTCCCATGAAATAGA
Coding sequences within:
- a CDS encoding DNA cytosine methyltransferase — encoded protein: MLYQFKDIYSDQKAKKAYINEIIEIFNILKLTVPSREQLNEPQMSLEGLGGIQQLIKIGIINSEKEMTELKNIINKNCKFSFDEFFQYIKDLDQKYNTEQIDCKSCPINSYCESYRKLIIKEEEKHSNKPTLMDLFCGAGGMSLGFKQEGFRISFANDIEQCCIDTYIHNHPEVPKKYIFQNDINNIIPDIKKYVRYSTTDVIIGGPPCQGFSNANRQRIIDDPRNKLYKAFVQIVNKIQPKFFVMENVAGMKTVATQVVEDFKSIGYDVTFDILNSYDFGVPQNRKRLIFIGNRMGVNNEKAFEEIKELNKHKNKHVLEDAISNLRPLTASRIKNSTELDTEEHGRKVDYNPFFEIESDYQLLINNCTDSIPYVFNHKARYNNDRDIEIFGRLHQGNKSDDPKIADIMPYQSRNNIFKDKYYKLENNKPSKTITAHMKFDCNMYIHPTQARGLTPREAARIQTYPDYYMFKGPYTKTYMQIGNSVPPLMSRGIAEVLKKYI